From Chryseobacterium joostei, the proteins below share one genomic window:
- a CDS encoding YoaK family protein — translation MLRNYSNSRTLGDNIRLGTLTAFTAGTINIASLLIFLSFTSNVTGHYAILAAEISKGNWTQVAVVGGWIFLFFFGSFLSNFIVINFNKKSKYFAHSMPIVLEIICLLFVGVYGQFYYQKTLEETEYLVALMLFATGLQNGLTASISNFSVKTTHLTGTTTDLGILVSMFTQKKYRRNGELIGRAKLLLSIMLAYVLGAVFSGLTYYYLEFRVFYVISVCLLIVIGYDAYKIHVRHFNTKYRYNRIYRKPNLLAFLYEKIHGIPKRKEKRKLAFED, via the coding sequence ATGTTAAGAAATTATAGTAACAGCAGGACACTGGGAGACAATATCAGGTTGGGGACGCTGACTGCATTTACGGCAGGTACTATAAATATAGCATCCCTACTCATATTTCTTTCTTTTACGTCCAATGTAACAGGACACTACGCCATTTTAGCAGCAGAAATAAGTAAAGGCAACTGGACACAGGTGGCAGTAGTTGGAGGATGGATTTTCTTATTCTTCTTCGGAAGTTTCCTGTCCAACTTTATAGTCATCAACTTTAATAAGAAAAGTAAATACTTTGCCCACTCCATGCCGATTGTACTGGAAATAATATGTCTACTCTTTGTGGGAGTATACGGACAGTTTTATTACCAGAAAACATTGGAAGAAACAGAATATCTTGTGGCTCTGATGCTTTTTGCAACAGGATTACAGAATGGCTTAACGGCCAGTATCTCGAACTTCTCGGTTAAAACAACCCACCTTACCGGAACAACAACCGACCTGGGAATTCTCGTCTCTATGTTTACTCAAAAGAAATACAGACGAAACGGAGAACTGATCGGAAGAGCTAAACTATTATTGAGTATCATGCTTGCCTATGTTTTAGGTGCTGTTTTCTCAGGATTAACATATTACTATCTGGAATTCAGAGTATTCTATGTAATAAGTGTATGTCTTCTGATCGTTATCGGATATGATGCCTATAAAATTCATGTACGACACTTTAACACAAAGTACAGATACAACAGGATTTACAGAAAGCCTAATCTTTTAGCTTTTCTGTATGAAAAAATCCATGGAATCCCTAAAAGAAAGGAAAAGAGGAAACTCGCTTTCGAAGACTAA
- a CDS encoding sensor histidine kinase, with protein sequence MFNKVITNQTKTMVLLMLVFTAIILLFSGLVYFSIVNFSHQRFYELLKIRTTTIVQIEKSKDHLDLPENYILNSLNDEELPMEKDYVFAVPADSNFRKISQEVHIPDYFFKNIVRKGEDNYNDKEFYYIGQSFKYDDKDYIAIASAKNHYVIYYLGFLKRTLLTCIVLSLFFSMIFSFYLSKTLFRPILKITGKVKEISSENLHLRLEAQPDNKELNELVDTFNGMLNRIETSFETQNHLIGNVSHELRTPLTSIMGEADVALSISRTPEEYKETLEIILDEAEKLDKKIKALLMIAQTGFDGKIQKMDKVRIDQLLWDVIETLRKIDSRNNIYLDISMLPDNPKKLKVQGNEQLLHLAVANIISNGCKYSNFQQVKVSLGATDTDVYIIVKDNGIGIPQEEMNKIYDPFFRASNTNNYEGYGIGLPLARNIVRMHHGELIVSSHENQGTTVQMRFPNFYSTQRENT encoded by the coding sequence ATGTTTAACAAAGTGATTACAAATCAGACCAAAACGATGGTGCTTTTAATGTTGGTTTTTACCGCCATTATTTTACTGTTCAGTGGTTTGGTTTACTTTTCAATTGTTAATTTTTCACATCAGAGGTTTTATGAGCTGCTAAAGATCCGTACAACTACCATTGTTCAGATTGAAAAAAGTAAGGATCATCTTGATCTTCCCGAAAATTATATTCTCAACAGCCTGAATGACGAGGAGCTTCCTATGGAAAAAGACTATGTCTTTGCGGTTCCTGCAGACTCCAATTTCAGAAAAATCTCCCAGGAGGTTCATATTCCGGATTATTTTTTCAAAAATATTGTCAGAAAAGGAGAGGACAATTATAACGACAAAGAATTCTACTATATTGGTCAGAGCTTTAAGTATGATGATAAAGATTATATTGCTATTGCTTCTGCCAAGAACCATTACGTAATCTATTATCTTGGATTCTTGAAAAGAACACTGCTTACATGTATTGTGCTTTCGCTGTTCTTCAGTATGATATTTTCTTTTTATCTCTCGAAGACCCTCTTTAGGCCTATTTTAAAGATTACAGGAAAGGTAAAGGAAATAAGTTCAGAAAATCTTCACCTTCGATTAGAAGCACAGCCTGATAATAAGGAGCTGAACGAGCTTGTAGATACCTTTAATGGTATGCTGAACAGGATTGAAACCTCTTTTGAAACCCAAAATCACCTGATTGGAAACGTCTCTCATGAGCTGAGAACACCTTTAACTTCCATTATGGGTGAAGCAGACGTGGCACTTTCAATCAGCAGAACACCTGAAGAATATAAGGAAACTTTGGAAATCATTCTGGATGAAGCCGAAAAGCTTGATAAAAAAATCAAAGCCTTACTAATGATTGCCCAAACCGGTTTTGATGGCAAGATCCAAAAAATGGATAAGGTAAGAATAGATCAGCTGCTTTGGGATGTTATTGAAACCCTGAGAAAAATTGACTCCAGGAACAATATCTATCTGGATATCAGTATGCTTCCCGATAATCCTAAAAAACTGAAAGTACAAGGAAACGAACAGCTTCTACACCTTGCTGTTGCCAATATTATCAGTAATGGTTGTAAGTATTCCAATTTCCAGCAGGTAAAAGTTTCTCTCGGAGCTACAGATACGGATGTCTATATTATTGTAAAGGACAATGGTATCGGAATTCCTCAGGAGGAAATGAACAAAATTTACGACCCTTTCTTCAGAGCATCCAATACCAACAACTACGAGGGCTATGGAATCGGGCTTCCATTGGCAAGAAACATTGTACGAATGCATCACGGAGAATTGATCGTAAGTTCACATGAAAACCAAGGAACAACGGTGCAAATGCGCTTTCCAAACTTCTACAGTACACAGAGGGAGAATACCTAA
- a CDS encoding rhomboid family intramembrane serine protease: MFNNIPPITRNIIIINVIVFIVTSLMENQIIGYLAGFYPFSPYFHSWQIITHMFMHGSIMHILFNMLTLYSFGPILEQTLGDRKYLIMYFLSGLGAFFLFNLWNFVEVQQISNGLQELGFNIGAYLSGASVEFSGNAASILKQKELLESLKDIVATPMVGASGAIFGVVAAFATLYPDSKIMMMFIPIPIKVKYLMPIVIIVSVYLGISGNGGGIAHLAHVGGALVGWILARIWKKHLYRFN, translated from the coding sequence ATGTTTAACAATATACCACCAATTACAAGAAATATTATCATTATCAATGTTATAGTATTTATTGTTACCTCTTTAATGGAAAATCAGATTATCGGTTATCTTGCCGGTTTTTATCCTTTTTCTCCCTATTTTCATTCTTGGCAGATCATTACCCATATGTTCATGCATGGTAGTATTATGCATATTTTATTTAATATGCTGACATTATATAGTTTTGGGCCGATTTTGGAGCAAACACTGGGTGACAGAAAGTATTTGATCATGTATTTTTTAAGTGGATTAGGGGCTTTTTTCCTTTTTAATCTTTGGAACTTTGTTGAAGTTCAACAGATTTCCAATGGGTTGCAGGAACTCGGCTTCAATATTGGAGCTTATCTTTCCGGTGCGAGTGTAGAATTTAGCGGAAATGCGGCTTCAATCCTTAAGCAGAAAGAATTATTAGAAAGCTTAAAAGACATTGTGGCAACACCTATGGTTGGTGCTTCCGGAGCAATCTTTGGAGTAGTGGCTGCTTTTGCAACATTATACCCTGACTCCAAAATTATGATGATGTTTATTCCGATTCCCATAAAGGTAAAATACCTGATGCCTATTGTAATTATTGTTTCAGTATACCTTGGAATTTCCGGTAATGGAGGGGGAATTGCTCATCTGGCTCACGTTGGTGGAGCTTTGGTAGGCTGGATTTTAGCAAGAATTTGGAAGAAACATTTATATAGATTCAATTAA
- the mutL gene encoding DNA mismatch repair endonuclease MutL: MSDIIQLLPDHVANQIAAGEVVQRPASIVKELLENAIDADATKIELIIRDSGKNLIQVVDDGKGMSETDARLAFERHATSKIRGTEDIFKIATKGFRGEALASIAAVSQVELRTKQKDSSIGTNIYIEGGVFQFQDPVQTAEGSNFLVKNLFYNVPARRKFLKNNNIEFRHVIDEFQRVALAHEGLEFSLFHDDEPVFRLRKGSQMQRIVDVFGRKLQPLLIPIKEDIIWCKLHGFVAKPEGSKKARGEQFLFVNGRYFRSPYFNKAVQEAFEGLLLPGYVPSFFLFLELDPEKIDVNIHPQKTEVKFEDEHLIFALLRSTIKRSLGIYNVSPSLDFDRDPELDEMMNKPIPSKGNGGGSGVIKMPEIIVDKDYNPFLEERNVRPEEIQNLTEMYHQNITAEPSKINLFEDEDFDEDLMRLPNGYWLFNKGDMTLMLDLGRMHRLLVSENNKSTRKSNTNSHALLFSLEYHMNEIEKNKYQSIKKYLPELGFEMKIAHESVLRIDSLPEGLKETQAMKFLENLFEILEYKTEEEFMDYYHNQWSKMQSKSRFDFIYKKDAEQVIKDFTALGFPEFLPDGKRCFYEVPFNDFKNKF, from the coding sequence ATGTCAGATATTATTCAGCTTTTACCGGATCATGTAGCGAACCAAATTGCAGCGGGAGAGGTGGTGCAGAGACCTGCATCCATCGTGAAAGAACTTTTGGAAAATGCTATAGATGCAGATGCAACGAAAATTGAATTGATCATCAGAGATTCCGGGAAAAACCTCATACAGGTGGTGGACGACGGAAAAGGGATGTCCGAAACAGATGCCAGACTGGCATTTGAAAGGCATGCTACGTCCAAGATCAGAGGAACAGAAGATATCTTTAAGATTGCAACCAAGGGGTTTCGTGGAGAAGCTTTGGCTTCCATTGCTGCGGTTTCACAGGTTGAGCTGAGAACAAAGCAGAAAGACTCCTCTATTGGAACCAACATTTACATTGAAGGGGGTGTTTTCCAGTTTCAGGACCCGGTTCAGACAGCAGAAGGATCAAACTTTCTGGTAAAGAATCTCTTCTATAATGTTCCTGCAAGAAGAAAATTCCTTAAAAATAATAATATTGAATTCAGACACGTAATTGATGAATTTCAACGTGTTGCATTGGCGCATGAGGGGCTTGAATTCTCTCTGTTTCATGATGATGAACCTGTTTTCAGGCTAAGAAAAGGAAGTCAGATGCAACGTATTGTGGATGTTTTTGGAAGAAAACTACAACCACTTTTGATTCCTATAAAAGAAGATATTATCTGGTGTAAGCTTCACGGATTTGTTGCTAAACCTGAAGGATCGAAGAAAGCCAGAGGAGAACAGTTCCTTTTTGTAAACGGAAGGTATTTCAGGAGCCCATATTTCAACAAAGCAGTTCAGGAAGCATTTGAGGGACTACTTTTACCGGGATATGTTCCGTCATTTTTCCTTTTTCTGGAGCTTGATCCGGAAAAAATTGATGTGAATATTCATCCACAGAAAACAGAAGTAAAATTTGAAGATGAGCACCTTATTTTCGCTTTACTTAGATCTACAATCAAAAGATCTTTAGGGATTTATAATGTTTCTCCAAGCCTTGATTTCGATAGAGATCCAGAGTTGGATGAAATGATGAATAAGCCGATTCCCAGCAAAGGAAATGGTGGTGGAAGTGGTGTTATAAAAATGCCTGAGATCATTGTAGACAAAGACTATAACCCGTTTTTGGAAGAAAGAAATGTGCGTCCGGAAGAAATTCAAAACCTTACGGAAATGTATCATCAGAATATTACTGCCGAACCTTCAAAAATCAATTTGTTTGAAGATGAGGATTTTGACGAAGACCTGATGAGGCTTCCCAACGGATATTGGCTTTTCAATAAAGGCGACATGACTCTCATGCTGGATCTTGGAAGAATGCATAGGTTATTGGTTTCTGAAAACAATAAATCAACCAGAAAATCAAATACAAATAGCCATGCACTCTTGTTTTCCTTGGAGTATCATATGAATGAGATAGAGAAAAATAAATATCAATCTATCAAAAAATATCTTCCAGAGCTTGGGTTTGAGATGAAAATTGCTCATGAAAGTGTGCTGAGGATAGATTCTCTTCCTGAAGGATTAAAAGAAACGCAGGCAATGAAGTTTCTTGAGAACCTTTTTGAAATCCTGGAATATAAAACAGAAGAAGAATTTATGGATTATTACCATAATCAATGGAGTAAAATGCAGTCGAAGTCAAGATTTGACTTTATTTATAAAAAAGATGCGGAACAAGTTATCAAGGATTTTACAGCATTAGGTTTCCCGGAGTTTTTACCAGATGGGAAAAGATGTTTCTACGAGGTTCCGTTTAATGATTTTAAAAATAAATTTTAA
- a CDS encoding response regulator transcription factor produces the protein MKKIILIEDETSVVSFIKKGLQENGYEISVAFDGRTGVQLVQANDFDLVILDIMLPEMNGLDVCKEIRKTNQSVPILFLTALGTSENIVLGLESGGDDYLVKPFKFIELVARVKSLLRRSHNNGPQEIAEPEPDNEHVFQFSDLTVNDYTKKVTRGGEEITLTSTEYKLLLYFLNNPEKVISRAEILDAVWGVNYELGTNVVDVYVNYLRKKLDSQDDNKLIHTVIGMGYVLKKA, from the coding sequence ATGAAAAAAATTATTCTTATCGAAGACGAAACCAGCGTAGTTTCTTTTATTAAAAAAGGACTGCAGGAAAACGGATATGAAATTTCTGTTGCTTTTGATGGGCGTACCGGTGTACAATTGGTACAAGCGAACGATTTCGATTTGGTAATTTTAGATATTATGCTACCGGAAATGAATGGGCTGGATGTTTGTAAGGAAATCAGAAAAACCAATCAGAGTGTTCCCATTTTATTTTTAACAGCCCTGGGAACTTCAGAAAATATTGTTCTTGGATTGGAGAGTGGTGGTGATGATTATCTGGTAAAGCCATTTAAGTTTATTGAATTAGTAGCCCGCGTAAAGTCTCTTTTGAGAAGAAGCCACAATAATGGGCCACAGGAAATAGCTGAACCGGAGCCGGATAACGAACACGTATTTCAGTTTTCTGATCTTACTGTAAATGATTATACCAAAAAAGTTACCCGTGGTGGAGAGGAAATTACCCTTACCTCTACTGAATATAAACTTTTGCTCTATTTCCTTAATAACCCCGAAAAGGTGATTTCCAGAGCTGAAATTCTGGATGCAGTATGGGGCGTAAACTACGAATTGGGAACCAATGTGGTAGATGTTTATGTGAACTATTTAAGGAAAAAATTAGATAGTCAGGATGATAATAAATTGATCCATACGGTAATAGGAATGGGTTATGTATTGAAAAAAGCGTAA